A genomic segment from Flavobacterium sp. 9R encodes:
- a CDS encoding FeoB-associated Cys-rich membrane protein: MLVQEIIAFSLLAIAIVFLVRKFFWKKKSKKNCGDGNCGCG; encoded by the coding sequence ATGTTGGTACAAGAAATCATCGCTTTTTCCTTATTGGCCATAGCCATTGTTTTCCTTGTTCGAAAGTTTTTCTGGAAAAAGAAGTCCAAAAAAAACTGTGGAGACGGGAATTGTGGGTGTGGTTAA
- a CDS encoding Nramp family divalent metal transporter, with product MSHSLEEVNQSVTTQNKKSKFRKILAFLGPAYLVSVGYMDPGNWATDIAGGSQFGYSLLWVLLMSNLMALLLQSLSARLGIVTQRDLAQASRETYSPFVNYILYFLAEIAIAACDLAEVLGMAIGINLLFDIPLIEGVLITVLDTFLLLFLINKGIRKMEAFIIVLVAIIGFSFVFEMFFAQPEMDKVVLGLIPSIPNEAALYIAIGIIGATVMPHNLYLHSSLVQTRKFDRSPKGIRQALKYNLIDSTIALNLAFFVNAAILILAAATFYKNGLFEVAEIQDAHKFLAPILGTKWASILFAVALIAAGQSSTITGTLAGQIVMEGYLNLRIQPWVRRIITRIIAIVPAVIVILIYGESVTGKLLIFSQVILSLQLGFAIIPLIHFVSDKNKMNGFHINTITKIAAWTIALIIVSLNAKLVFDEIQGWLTESQNPMVLWLTVVPLAIGFLILLLYIVIKPFLAKTKYTIQNHSPHNMALQFNATEAHLPQKIAIAVDFSFADETAINYAFNMGGKEARYTLIHVVETVGAMMYGKQTDDHETTIDEKLLLEYKEMFQEKGFHVKTLLGFGKPNKVLPKLVNKGKFDLLIMGTHGHTGFKDLLLGTTIDHLRHKISIPLVLINNAKK from the coding sequence TTGAGTCATTCCTTAGAAGAAGTCAACCAATCAGTGACTACACAAAATAAAAAATCGAAGTTTAGAAAAATCTTGGCTTTTCTAGGCCCAGCTTATCTCGTAAGTGTAGGCTATATGGATCCTGGCAACTGGGCCACTGATATTGCTGGCGGAAGTCAATTTGGCTATTCCCTATTATGGGTATTGCTGATGAGTAATCTTATGGCGTTGCTATTGCAAAGTTTGAGTGCTCGTTTAGGGATTGTCACCCAACGCGATTTGGCACAAGCGTCCCGTGAAACGTATTCGCCTTTTGTGAATTACATTTTATATTTTTTGGCCGAAATTGCGATTGCTGCTTGTGATTTGGCCGAAGTACTCGGAATGGCGATTGGGATTAATTTGCTGTTTGACATTCCGTTGATTGAAGGCGTTTTGATTACAGTTTTGGATACTTTTTTACTCCTCTTCTTAATCAACAAAGGCATCCGAAAGATGGAGGCTTTTATCATAGTTTTGGTAGCCATCATAGGATTTTCGTTTGTATTCGAAATGTTTTTTGCCCAACCCGAAATGGACAAAGTGGTCTTAGGATTGATTCCTTCCATTCCAAATGAAGCTGCGCTTTATATTGCCATTGGAATTATTGGAGCCACGGTAATGCCTCACAATTTGTACTTGCATTCGTCTTTGGTGCAAACCCGAAAATTTGATCGCAGTCCGAAAGGCATTCGACAAGCCTTAAAATACAACCTTATCGACTCAACCATCGCACTGAACTTGGCTTTTTTTGTAAATGCAGCTATTTTGATTTTGGCTGCAGCGACCTTCTACAAAAACGGACTATTTGAGGTAGCCGAAATTCAAGATGCACACAAATTTTTAGCGCCAATTTTAGGTACCAAGTGGGCTTCTATCCTATTTGCCGTGGCTTTGATTGCTGCTGGACAAAGTTCAACAATTACGGGAACTTTAGCAGGCCAAATTGTAATGGAAGGCTATTTGAATTTACGCATTCAGCCTTGGGTACGACGCATTATTACCAGAATAATTGCCATAGTTCCAGCAGTAATTGTAATCTTGATTTATGGCGAAAGTGTCACAGGAAAACTACTTATTTTCAGTCAAGTGATTTTGAGTTTACAATTGGGTTTTGCCATTATTCCATTGATCCATTTTGTAAGCGATAAAAACAAAATGAATGGTTTCCATATCAATACGATAACAAAAATAGCCGCTTGGACTATAGCTTTGATTATTGTTTCGCTCAACGCCAAATTGGTTTTTGACGAGATTCAAGGTTGGTTAACGGAGTCTCAAAACCCAATGGTGTTATGGTTAACCGTAGTTCCTCTTGCCATCGGTTTCTTAATTTTACTACTTTATATTGTTATAAAACCATTCTTAGCTAAGACAAAATATACCATACAAAATCATTCACCACATAATATGGCCTTGCAATTCAATGCTACCGAGGCTCATCTCCCTCAAAAAATTGCTATTGCTGTCGATTTTTCTTTTGCCGATGAAACTGCCATTAACTACGCCTTTAATATGGGCGGAAAAGAGGCTAGATATACGCTGATTCATGTGGTAGAAACGGTAGGCGCTATGATGTACGGTAAACAAACCGACGATCACGAAACTACAATCGACGAAAAATTGTTATTAGAATACAAGGAAATGTTCCAAGAAAAAGGTTTCCATGTCAAAACCCTACTTGGTTTTGGGAAGCCCAACAAAGTACTTCCAAAATTGGTCAATAAAGGCAAATTCGATTTACTTATTATGGGTACGCATGGCCATACTGGATTTAAAGATTTACTATTAGGAACCACAATAGATCATTTGCGCCACAAGATTTCCATTCCATTAGTATTGATTAATAATGCTAAAAAATAA
- a CDS encoding metal-dependent transcriptional regulator codes for MTHSEENYLKAIYHLTVQLEAEVPTNAIAEMMETKASSVTDMLKKLADKALINYIKYQGVSLTEKGMHAAKMIVRKHRLWEVFLVEKLAFTWDEVHDIAEQLEHIKSEQLINKLDDFLGNPTEDPHGDPIPDAQGKITKIEKLLLSELAESETAICVGVKDSSADFLQYLNKQKIALGAVIKVLGRENFDASLHLIINDTPLTVSSKIAGNLYVKRI; via the coding sequence ATGACCCACTCCGAAGAAAATTACCTAAAAGCGATTTATCATTTGACCGTGCAGCTTGAAGCCGAAGTGCCTACGAACGCCATTGCCGAAATGATGGAAACCAAAGCTTCTTCGGTAACCGATATGCTTAAGAAATTGGCTGATAAAGCACTAATCAATTACATCAAATACCAAGGAGTTTCTTTAACTGAAAAAGGAATGCATGCTGCTAAAATGATTGTTCGCAAACACCGTTTGTGGGAAGTTTTTTTAGTCGAAAAATTGGCTTTTACTTGGGACGAAGTACACGACATCGCTGAGCAATTAGAACACATCAAATCCGAACAACTCATCAACAAACTCGATGATTTTTTGGGCAACCCTACCGAAGACCCACACGGAGATCCCATTCCAGACGCACAAGGAAAAATAACTAAAATAGAAAAGCTCCTGCTCTCGGAATTGGCCGAAAGCGAAACTGCTATTTGTGTGGGAGTAAAAGATTCCTCTGCCGATTTTCTGCAATACTTGAACAAACAAAAGATTGCTTTGGGAGCGGTTATCAAAGTATTGGGAAGAGAAAATTTTGATGCGTCTTTACATTTAATCATCAACGATACACCACTTACCGTATCGTCAAAAATTGCAGGAAACTTGTATGTGAAGCGGATTTAA
- a CDS encoding tetratricopeptide repeat protein — MKKTSLLFLLLISNLSSFAQNKIEAEKLVAEGVSYHDKGDYSGAINKYNKALELDKDNLLALSEKAFSLISLEKYDDAIEICKQAIKMHPGEDVKNVYVSYGNALDHLKKTDESLEVYSEGIKLFPNYYQLHFNKGITYSSIKRYDDAINCFKKSISINPKHAGSLNAIGILEMEQNRIPSILAFSRFFIIEPQTARSKKNFQYMQKLLMQGVTETTKKSVSIKIDSNMLNDSTDTGKKKENNFSMTDLILSMDASQDFDKKNKNKTDVEKFIRKFETICSSLEEYKKDNFGFYWEFLAPYFIEMKNKKLIEPFAYIVFVDSSSEDVSKWYKKNQDKQDRFYDWSKNYNWKKQ, encoded by the coding sequence ATGAAAAAGACATCTTTATTATTTTTATTATTGATATCAAACCTATCGAGTTTTGCACAAAATAAAATTGAAGCTGAAAAATTAGTGGCTGAAGGAGTTTCATATCACGATAAAGGAGATTATTCAGGAGCAATTAATAAGTATAATAAAGCATTAGAACTAGATAAAGACAATTTATTAGCTTTATCTGAAAAAGCATTTTCACTAATTTCATTGGAAAAATATGATGATGCAATTGAGATATGCAAACAAGCCATTAAAATGCACCCTGGAGAAGATGTAAAAAACGTATATGTGAGCTATGGAAATGCTTTAGATCATTTAAAAAAAACAGATGAATCTTTGGAAGTTTATAGCGAAGGAATAAAGTTATTTCCTAATTATTATCAGTTACATTTTAACAAAGGAATTACTTATTCAAGTATTAAGAGATATGATGATGCCATTAATTGTTTTAAAAAGTCTATTTCGATTAATCCTAAGCACGCAGGTTCGTTAAATGCAATAGGAATCCTTGAAATGGAGCAAAATAGAATTCCTTCAATTTTAGCTTTTTCAAGATTTTTTATTATTGAGCCTCAGACGGCAAGATCAAAAAAGAATTTTCAATATATGCAAAAATTGCTTATGCAAGGTGTGACAGAAACAACAAAAAAATCTGTTTCGATTAAAATAGATTCAAATATGCTTAACGATTCTACCGATACAGGAAAAAAGAAGGAAAATAATTTCTCAATGACAGATTTAATTTTGTCTATGGATGCTTCTCAAGATTTCGATAAAAAAAATAAGAATAAAACTGACGTTGAGAAATTTATTAGAAAATTTGAAACTATTTGTTCTTCATTAGAAGAATATAAAAAGGATAATTTTGGTTTCTATTGGGAATTTCTTGCACCTTATTTCATCGAAATGAAAAATAAAAAGTTAATTGAACCATTTGCATACATTGTTTTTGTTGATTCAAGTAGCGAAGATGTTTCAAAATGGTACAAAAAAAATCAAGATAAACAGGATAGATTTTATGATTGGTCTAAAAATTATAATTGGAAAAAACAGTAA
- a CDS encoding TonB-dependent receptor codes for MKLLYSYLFFFSLSLALAQEKATLRGQVISENQPVPQAQVEIIGTAFGTQTDSLGFFEISQLPLQRYTLHVTAIGIKTHQQSISSTDFKHLLKINVVTNEQLLDEVVVSGTMKAVRRLENPVPVEIISTTFLKQNPTASVFEGLQNVNGLRPQNNCNVCNTGDIRINGLDGPYTMVTIDGMPIVSALGTVYGLSGIPNAMIDKIEIIKGAASSLYGSEAVGGLINIITKKPQNAPQFTADLMTTSWLENSLDLGYRTNIGKNANALFGLSTFYNDHLVDNNGDNFTDISLQKRVSFFSRWHFERRSKKEMSLVARYLYEDRWGGEMQWNSSFRGGDQVYGESIYTSRYEILGKYQLPLDEKMSLQFSMVGHDQNSVYGTSVFLANQKIAFGQYLWDKELKNHSLLFGAGARFTWYNDNTPATATSSQTAIYSGFLQDDIRLSKQMGLLLGARYDYHPAHGSIVTPRLALKWKPTATDILRLNLGTGFRVVNLFTEDHQALSGAREVVLKGDLDPETSYTANLNYLKKFDTNTAGVLTLEASTWYTHFKNRIIADYDTNPNQIIYANLDGFSRIFGSSISLDWVSPFGLKGTLGGSYFNPLTEQEGRRFVPLFTEKVSLSWALSYEIPNWFLSLDYTGSYTGSMRLPLLSPLDPRREYSLPYSIQNIQITYKKFHNMELFGGVKNLLNWTPNRGNPFLIARANDPFDKQVTFDSNGVAQPTLDNPYALTFDPTYAYGPNQGIRAFVGLRWHLD; via the coding sequence ATGAAATTATTATATAGCTATTTGTTTTTCTTTTCGTTATCTCTTGCTTTGGCACAAGAAAAAGCTACCCTTCGCGGACAAGTCATCTCCGAAAATCAACCCGTACCACAAGCGCAGGTCGAAATTATAGGCACTGCTTTTGGGACTCAAACTGATAGTTTGGGCTTTTTTGAAATCTCACAATTGCCGCTACAACGCTACACGCTTCACGTTACTGCTATCGGAATCAAAACCCATCAGCAGTCCATTAGCAGTACGGATTTTAAGCATTTACTAAAAATAAATGTGGTGACCAACGAACAACTGCTCGACGAAGTAGTCGTTTCGGGTACAATGAAAGCCGTACGCCGTTTGGAAAATCCTGTGCCGGTAGAAATCATTTCAACCACTTTTTTGAAACAAAATCCCACCGCTTCTGTTTTTGAAGGCTTGCAAAACGTCAACGGTTTACGTCCACAGAACAATTGCAATGTTTGCAACACCGGCGATATTCGCATAAATGGGTTGGACGGCCCTTACACGATGGTCACCATCGATGGAATGCCCATAGTGAGTGCTTTGGGAACGGTGTATGGTTTGTCTGGGATTCCGAATGCGATGATCGACAAAATCGAAATCATCAAAGGCGCCGCTTCGAGTTTGTATGGGAGCGAGGCAGTAGGAGGATTAATCAATATCATTACCAAAAAACCACAAAACGCCCCTCAATTTACCGCTGACTTGATGACCACTTCTTGGTTAGAAAACAGTCTCGATTTGGGTTATCGTACCAATATTGGTAAAAATGCCAATGCCCTTTTTGGACTCAGCACGTTTTATAATGACCATCTAGTCGATAATAATGGCGACAATTTTACGGATATTTCTTTGCAGAAAAGAGTTTCCTTTTTTAGCCGTTGGCATTTTGAGCGCCGTTCCAAAAAAGAAATGAGCCTCGTCGCTCGTTATTTGTATGAAGACCGTTGGGGTGGCGAAATGCAGTGGAATTCCAGCTTTCGCGGCGGCGATCAAGTTTACGGCGAAAGCATTTACACTTCACGCTACGAAATCTTAGGCAAGTACCAATTGCCTCTGGATGAAAAAATGAGCCTGCAATTTTCGATGGTGGGCCACGATCAAAACTCGGTCTATGGTACTTCCGTTTTTTTGGCGAACCAAAAAATTGCGTTTGGGCAATACCTTTGGGATAAAGAGCTCAAAAATCATTCGCTTTTGTTCGGTGCAGGTGCGCGCTTTACTTGGTATAATGACAACACGCCCGCTACGGCCACTTCCTCTCAAACCGCTATTTACAGTGGATTTCTCCAAGACGACATCCGACTTTCTAAGCAAATGGGTTTGCTGCTAGGCGCGCGTTACGATTACCACCCAGCGCACGGCTCGATTGTCACGCCTCGTCTCGCCTTGAAATGGAAACCCACCGCCACCGATATTTTGCGACTCAATTTGGGAACGGGATTCCGAGTGGTGAATTTGTTTACCGAAGATCATCAAGCGCTTTCAGGAGCTCGAGAAGTGGTGCTCAAAGGCGATTTAGACCCCGAAACTTCGTATACCGCCAACCTGAATTACCTGAAGAAATTCGATACCAACACCGCGGGCGTGCTCACCCTCGAAGCTTCAACTTGGTACACCCATTTCAAAAACCGCATCATTGCCGATTATGATACGAATCCCAACCAAATCATTTATGCCAATCTCGATGGTTTTTCTAGAATTTTCGGAAGTAGTATTTCCTTGGATTGGGTCAGTCCGTTTGGGTTAAAAGGCACTTTGGGCGGCAGTTATTTCAATCCGTTGACTGAGCAAGAAGGCCGTCGTTTTGTGCCTCTGTTTACCGAAAAAGTCAGTTTGTCTTGGGCCTTGAGCTACGAAATCCCCAACTGGTTCCTTAGTTTGGATTATACCGGAAGTTATACAGGCAGTATGCGTTTGCCCTTGTTGTCACCACTCGATCCGCGTCGTGAGTATTCCTTGCCGTACAGCATTCAAAACATCCAAATCACCTACAAGAAATTCCACAACATGGAGTTGTTTGGCGGCGTCAAAAACCTCCTGAATTGGACACCCAATCGCGGAAATCCCTTCCTGATTGCGCGTGCCAATGACCCTTTCGACAAACAAGTCACCTTCGATAGCAACGGCGTTGCACAACCCACTCTGGACAATCCCTATGCACTCACTTTCGACCCGACCTATGCCTACGGACCCAACCAAGGCATCCGCGCTTTTGTGGGCTTGCGATGGCATTTGGATTAA